TCAAGTTTTACTGACATAATCTTAAGACTTCCATCTTTCTATTGACATCTGCTTGTCTAAGCAAATTactttaatatacattatttcgGCCATTTAAGTTTGCATATGTAaccgttcgaatactttcgtgagccactgtatataattgaatatatttaatatgtgtttaatattttacctaTCAAATGTCGTATTTTAGACTCCACAAGTCCACACCATTCAAGCTGATCTTCGGCAGTCAAACTTCTCGCCAatagtacaatataatgtttatattttccaaagaaatttggaggttcaaataatttatccCACGTTGCTTTCCCCATGATAATTTCTTCTGTTATCGAAAGTCCGTTTTCGAATGCCTCTTGCATAATTGTTCTTGTTGATACTGATACGTTGAAAGTTGAATTTTGTTGAGGATACGCCGGAGTGATTATTGGCATTAAGTGATATCTATCTGATATATTCACCTTGGGAAAGAAGTTTGTTAAATTAGGAAGCTtattagtataaaatatattttaatcaaaagcaatattaagaataattcttaataattattctataagaatctatatttattcttcAAGAATGATTCTTACTCTGGGATCCCAAACTGGATAGCCTAAATTAACATTGTCAGGTTGCTTTAAAAGCACTGGTTGTGGCCACTTCCATTGTGAAAATACAAggaaaaatttttctattaatgtTGCTGCAACAGCATTAGGATAAAGTTGGCATGTTCTAGCAACCAACATTGCCCAAGACACACCACCTAGATAGCCTAATACATTACTATATATTCCATGTcctaaaaatgagaaaataaaacaatgtaTAAAAAACACTTGTCTCGTCTCAAAAcatgtgaaaattaaaaagcagGTTATCTTACGTTTTGCCCACAACTTAATGGCTCTAAGTGCCAGcctaaaattttctatattaggTACTAAACGTAGTATTTCATCTGTTACTCTGCAACCATTAAGGCTTCTTACACATTTTTGATCAAGATTTTTGAGAAGCATGTCATCCTTAAGATCCTACAAATATGGGGAAAGTTTATTTGATATGCAGTTTATAAAAAAGTGAAGAaacattatatacattatttagtaAGTTACTAACCATTGAATCAGGTATTTCTTTAAGTGATAGTTTGGCAAACAGCATATCAATTTCAATACcatcaaaattcatttttattactggTACAAATGCTTCTTCTACTGcctaaaatatgttaaataatacaattaaataactataaaatttacatttgaacaaataaacattttatgtataatatgtctctgatatatttaattagagatttttatttttaatcaactaATGATAActctaaatattaattgcattACTCACTGTGTAAATGTTATGTAAAGAAAATGCAGATTAAATGgacaaataattgttataattactTGATATTGTGTAAAGTACATACCCTTAAATCTGTAACTTCTTCTTGCATTCTCAGTAATTCAAAAAACGATGCAAAATAATCCGACCTATAGATGTGCCGTGGTACAACACATAGAGCATCTATATCAGCACCTTTGTGATGTACCCCTAACCTATATGAACcgaaagtatatattttaccgCCAACTTGTTCAGCTACGCTGGATGGCATATTTCTGGCAATACTTGTGTCCCGTATCCATTGTTTCACCAGTGTGTTTAATTTACTAATCAAACATAACAATTAACATAATACATAGTTAGTAGTGTTCAAAATgtcaatattatacaatataagtGTAAATGCAATACCTTAAAATTTCCATCCTGTGATTTAACTCTGCCTCAGACTCAAATACATTATATGGCTTTAATGCCTCCTTTAATTCATTGGTCCTAGTAAAATCACTGGGCTTTGGTTCTGCTACACTAATAGCAGATGTCATGCCCAATGTACGTAggttcttttcttctttggaTGATGCATTTGAGTTTGAGTTATTACCTTGTGATGACCACATCTTGACACGCATTTATTTGTTCTAGATCTGAAACAAGGcgacaattatatttaattgcattgattttaaaacaatgaattaaacataaaagttcgtacatttacaaaaattgacaTAGATATTAACACTTGATTATATCAACAATGAACTGTATTCCGATATATGACTTTCTAtcattaaaacaattaattataaattaataattgcacatctttataaaataatagcaaatGATCAAACTGGtgtttaataaacaaattgtttcaataagtagtttgtatgaaatatagcatTAGACACAAATTTACACAAATATGTTCTCTTTActaattaaatcttatttatatatagttttttaacacaacaaataaaataaatacggaTAAACACAACATATTTGATAGAATAACATCGACATAAAGAGTACTAATCAACCCTTAATCATTCTCATGTGTAATATCACAGAACAATAATCATTGTACGTAAAGTACTTTTGATATCTATATTAATATCACATTTttgaaatgctatataacagtAAAGAAGTTAATATAAAACTGCTTGTAAATTTGTCCAAGAATGTAATAAAGTGATGATATTATGAAATCTTGAAAAAGATAGGGCAGAAACATAGGTCAGAAATAAAACTTCTATGTCtacaagaatatatattattttacaaaatatgcaAACATTTTTAGTGATTGATTTGAACGAGCGAacactttttttaattctacacGTGATCGGAAACATATGAGTGTGTGAAAGTTGTATATTGCTTGGATATTTACCGATAATACTTTGTCAAAGATGCAATGACATGATAAAGATGAAACTTCGGATGTGTTGTCTGTCAGGTTATAAAACGTGCAAATGCCTCTAGTAAAGATGCATCACGTCCATCCGATGCTTGCGGACGACTCCTGAAAAGGAAATTGTATTCCTAGCGCGAATAGCACGTTTTTCAAGCTCTGCTTAGTCGCAAAGCAGCGCGAACAACTTGTAAACAATTTATGAGGTAGCAAAAGAATCCAGAGAAACGAAGGTCCATAAGTCACAAAATAGTTCGCGTCGATCAAATTATTCCATACACCACTAGTGGAAATTAATCAGCCACAACATCAATTGTAACACACTTCACGCACAGAACACTTCGTGTTGCGATGTatcttgtaaataaataattaaacgttagTACTTGAAAATAATGGACAACACGTATATGCAACCACAGAAAGCCACCTACAATCTGAACATGGCGTCGCTGACACAGCCTTATATACCTTTCAGAAACTACATAGATAGAGCTGCAATCGACTGATTTCTAGCGTCGTGATCGATTTGACTGCCATCTTTACATGGAATGGGAAATTAACATTGCATTTTACATCTCGGTTATTTATAAGCagatttattgtttattttaattgtttactgtcatatattacattttttgatattgtataatattttttcaaaggatatattaattaaatcatagatatttaaaagaacTATAGCTGCTGGCCGACGCGTTGTTGCAAGTGGAACAAGTGCACTGTAGAAATCACTGTAGAAGTGGGCTAACATTGCGCTTctttaaaacgtataacttATGGCCTCCATGTCGAACGTGCTTTTATTGTGATATTACTGTTATATACCCGAAGCAACGGTGCCGTATGATTTCTTCGAACGTGAAATTGTTATAGCGTCGACTAATTTTGCTTGGAGTAATACTTAAAATGTCTTATCGAAATACTCTTATCCTAAATAAACTACTATGccaaaacaaagaaataacatcCGCGTTATTTTTATCGCCTTGAAAGATTATGCAACTTATTCATTGcaaatactaaaataatacattattcaCAAATTATCATTGACGTACCGATAAGAAAAActaaacttttcattttttagtaatttatatcttatactAGTCACGtacttatatttaatatatgaaaaataataatataataattccacATTATAAACGTTATCTAAGTTACAAGAGGGATCTACagggaaagagaaggaagtGCATTTAAATCAATCAGAGAATTTTCGAGTACACCTCAGTTATTAATgcattaaaataatcgatatttaatacactatttcgaataaaatgtaCTATACTGtatcatatataatttcagttttattttctccaaAAATCATGGCTATTTCATATTGAAGCACAAACCGCGTAACGACGCGAGATAGTTTTTTAGTCCCGGTCTTCACCGAACGGTGGCGATATCACGCCAAAGcgacaattttgttattcacGCGCCGgatcgttttttcttttatttttcttttcttccagtAATTAACAGTAACGTAGCAAAAAACGCCGGGAATAAAAGCCGAATGGAAATGACTCTTTCCATTGCTCGAGTTTTATTTGCAGCCGAGAGTTAACCTGCATGATACCCACGGGGATGCTTCAGCCAGAATACTTACTAGCTGCCGCTAAATTAGCGGCGGAATTAATCTCTATCTACTCTCACTCTATCCAATCTCACGTGGCCTCTTCTTGACCGCCTGAGCATCTCAGCGAATACAGTAATTTGAACTTTCACCCTTTCTTCTGGTTCAGAAATCGAAACTGATTTCGGAATTTCAGGGTTATTTATTGTACTTTGATATTGAACGATACAGGTGTGCTGTGAGAGCGTTCTGCACTCAAATgaacttttgaaaaaatttttctgGAATTtgagcaattaaaaataatcggCTTAGGAATTGCGTGGATAATTTTAGTATATTAGTCGACATTATGTTACAGTAATTAGAAATAGGAATCAGATTTATATTCATGAAAGTCGGTTACTGATTGTGAGTAAAGGTTTCAGAAGTTTGAAgatgttgaaatttcaataaagatagtcgattttagaaaatatagaaaatccTAGAGGAATATGTATCATTATAGCGTTTGTGTAATTGGTATTATGGCATACATAaactaaatttcttttaatttttgaaatcattaatttctaaatttttatacagttCGTGGACGACATTTGTAGACATATTTATAAACTCTGTGAAAAAGCATTATTAAGGATTCAAAAGGACGATACAATAAAAGTGTAACTTATAAAATTCCCAATCCGAAAACATcttttaaaaagtattctagtacttcttattttaaaattaaaaaccgCAGTCGTTTTTCgcttttcaattcttttcatCTTGGTATGAGTACACAAATTTCACAGATAGATCGCATAACTTTTTACCCATTTCACATCTCCTACaattctaatttcttatttacttCTTCGCTCGAATATTTAGGTTATTAGACAACTTCCTGTATTCAACGTTTAACTTTTGTGCTGACTTCCAAGAATGCGTTCAACGTCGGCAATTTCATCCTCACACCTTTTCACCCTACGTTATCATCGACTTAAGTCGACCAGCCTTTTGTCTCGATCAATTCGTATCAAGACGCGAAGTCAgcgtctcgtttctttttctcttccttttcgcGTTTCCATTTCAACGATTCTTTCCCTATTTTCTAGGTCAATAGTATCACTTAAAGCTTCGTTTCCTCGAGTGGAAACGAATCGTCATATAGGAACAAAACGGATCATAAATTgagtttctttgaatttttcatcatcGTTACGAATACACGGTACGACATTAGAAACTTATGGTTCGCCTGTCCGGTCGGTCGCGCGTCATTTAATTAAGACGGGTTGCCTCGCGTAtctctttaattaaaaccgTAAATTAGAGAAATACGAACGACGATGCTTTATAACGGCGATGGAACGAACGTCGCCTCGCAAAAAGTTCAATAACCTTAAACAAGCCGTCGCGCATTTGCAGTTACCTGCAGTTGCCCTTAACAACGagagaaaattctaatttggATAGCTTTAAATCTCGGATTATTCCGGCGACTGAAATACCAAACTCAAAGTCCATCAACGTTGCCATTGCCTCCAAGGTTGCCACGACCTTCAACGTTGCCACGATTTTCAAGTACGAAGCTAAGGCACATCAGGTTCCGTACGTGCCATGGCAGTCGATGGAAAGCTGAAATTATTTCTGTCGCGATGGATAAAATGAATTTGTACGAATGCcagataaatttatgtataaatatctcgATTATGTTTACGTTTTATAGCTTAAAGGTAGCAAAACGGAAACTGTAGAATTAATGTAGAAtgcagaatataaaatatggaatGTAGAATATCGTATATAGAACATAGAACattgaatatagaatataaatgtaatgtagaatatagaataaacTCTCGTATACGAAATTTGAGACTAAGAATATTGCTATgttataatttcgaaaatatccaTGATATCTATCTATAACATTACTAGTATTAGAAGCAATGGTGTGTTCATACGATAATTGCCTTACTGAAACcaatcgatcgaattatccaacatataacaaaaatcgtagaattttaACTTTCATACGTTCTCTTCGTAACATAATCTAACATGCCTGTTAAACTTCAGTTCTAAAATGTGAGAGAAGAAAGTAGGATAAAAATCTCTCATTAACATCGTAAAACTCGCACGATAAAATTGTAGTGTTGTTGCATGGTACTTTTGCTTTGGATCAAGTCAAGGATTAGTACGCGCCGTGGTGAAATTATCGACTAACCTATTAGCGAACTACACTATTTCGAAGAGAACGAAGTTCCACATGTAGATAAAAAATGCTGTATTTTTCAACGGTATATATCTGGTCTTGGTCATTAATGCTTGCGGCACTCAGATCGATAAGTGAAATAAAGTTTGTGAGTAGCCTTAAGTTTAGAACTTtagttatataattaaaaaaatataaattcaaatggtatatttatatgacaCATCAATACGATATTTAAACCAAAAAATGTGGATGGcaattattaatgtttttgaccatattttattaactctGTGATGATATACTATTGATGTACTATTCATCGATATactattccattttttaaaaacccAAAGTTTTGGCGTAAGTTCTCCCAAGACTAATACAAGAACGGTTTCCGTGATAGATTCAGTGATGTCTTCAATTTCGTAGGAATTAATTCTCCAGCTCATTAGCACATCGATTTGAAACAGCTGTAAATATAATCAGGCAATACTGCTGGCGCGCATAACTCAGTTCGACCACATATGCTACGTGATCAATAATTACAATACATGATAGAAACGAATTTTGATTCCCTTTCCAATGCTTAGTCACTCCAGAGGCGTGAATAATTGAAACCGCCAGAATCGAGTGTGTaatctaaatctaaattaatagGTCACGTTGCTCGTACAATAATAGCCTTTATGATGCCGGAGAGATTagtaaagatataatttactaCAAGatctgaaaatttcaacgCGTAGCtcttccattaaaaaaatggaaattaatcagattattaataatgcaaagaaaaaaataggtTACGATGGTCTctcataattaattagaatttcataatttaaaagttgattcgatgttagaaattatgtttctttatGCATAAAATTAGATCTTAGGGAGTAGATATCATAACTAATGAAACGAATGATGTTTCGttatgttttgtataaatattcataatatgaACTTTCTTTAAGTTTTGATAAttaacagaatttttaaatattctgtatCTGCCTAGTATTTACAAGCACTTTTGTAGAAACTCAAATATGAAAACTTACTGATGAATACACTTACTGactaaaattaagaaacattaTGATCGCTTAGAAATTactgtatatttgtatatatatgtaaaaatagtACATGAAATTACAATATGTTTTTTCTCCATTATACTTGTTCtacaattaatattgaattgggtgaacaaaataaaacttttcgacgaaaattaataagaatatcctgtttgaaatatgtaactatttttaataaaaattaaataaaaaataatttaatagttaataatttaataattaatttaattattttgtcaaagaaatattatcgaCATCGAAAAAggctaaaaaaaattaaatgatttctATCTTATTTGTATCTTATTTAGACACATATGTAGCAACGGTTAGATTACACATTTATTAACTaagaaacatattaaatatattgcaacCTTCTCGGAGGTGATGCAAAATACCGTAAATTGCTTGCGGTATGGCAATACTTGAGGCCATAccacaaaattttaaatacagattaCGCTCGATGTATTAATAGGATCGAACCTCGAATCACACGGTACACGTCGAACAGCTTATCTCGAACGAATATAAGCAAGAAGATTACAGTATTTAATGACCTAAACCATCCTACGCGttgttttgaaagaaaaatcgtaaattaaaaattatacctGCATATTCATCGAAAACCTACCATCGCAAACCGCTTCATGGaattttcgagaatttttttctaatcatttacctctataaataattaataaataatagcacATATGAACAATGGTTATACATGTagtatattgtagtatcgtggacggaTTGCCTGGGAGATATCGGGTGTATGTCAGCGTTGTCAAGGAGTGTTGTTAGCGTATTAAAAGAGAACATTGTAACGAGAGTAATTAGTGACGAATAGTGACTGCGTAAACATAGACTAATGGAACATCAAACGATATTGCAACAAATTATACCTTTACCAAAcctaaaaataacaaagaatagtcagaataaaataattagccAGGGACTATTAACTTAGCCATTAATCGGGTAATATTAcccattaatatttaatagccATTGGTATTTAAGGTGTTCCTTCTGAAAGGATTATTGGGTATGTCTATTAAGAAAACGTACAAGCTGCTCATCAGATGTGTTTGAAAACAGTTAGAACAGTCTTgtgtcacgtaaaattaatgataaaaaaaaaaaaaggagtagCTGAGCAATTACGTAACTTGACTgtgcttttataattttgtaggcttttattcacgaaaatgattaagtataatattacaatgtgTATTTTCGCACgctcgcggggagacgcgatctcgaagaagcgcgccaacgggagtcgtaaattcccgttacgattgactaatcgacgccacgaatcgtacgatcccttatttcttgtgggataataagggtgattaattgaaataacgctgcggttgacaggttactatatatttaatcgatccaacaacttcggtgataCAATGGTGAATGCTTGTACGAACAACGACGGGTGAGTTCGACCTGAGACTCTCTTagtatcgttgcgttgactgAATGTATTCAACCGAACACTGGATGATGGCTTGACCGAGTGAGACGTAgtgatgactgcttgaccaCTTGCTCGATGAGTGCTGAACTGGAACTCCCGAGAATTGTACTGAACTCAGAAttggagagagtgagagacTGAACTCGACTCAAACAGAGACTGGATTGAGACTTCTgagctgcccttaaggtgtctcggaggaaagcttggtgtgggtgtgtcctttgaccgaagaacgcggattcgttattcacacttttcgtccaggaagtgagggtaacgatccgcgatgccgtTTGGTGATGACCCgctctaatgaacagaatatgcagaagattcctatcaacgtagagcggcggtggactttgctccagatgggaagaacagccttttatgatggacatgtgttgggtttttcccatctgatgactgtccgctttctccgttaTTCTTAAGAGCGTCTAATgaactcaaggacctttccaagacccagccataaactgcaaatacttctcgaattagagaatt
The nucleotide sequence above comes from Bombus pyrosoma isolate SC7728 linkage group LG1, ASM1482585v1, whole genome shotgun sequence. Encoded proteins:
- the LOC122570488 gene encoding poly(A) polymerase type 3, producing the protein MRVKMWSSQGNNSNSNASSKEEKNLRTLGMTSAISVAEPKPSDFTRTNELKEALKPYNVFESEAELNHRMEILSKLNTLVKQWIRDTSIARNMPSSVAEQVGGKIYTFGSYRLGVHHKGADIDALCVVPRHIYRSDYFASFFELLRMQEEVTDLRAVEEAFVPVIKMNFDGIEIDMLFAKLSLKEIPDSMDLKDDMLLKNLDQKCVRSLNGCRVTDEILRLVPNIENFRLALRAIKLWAKRHGIYSNVLGYLGGVSWAMLVARTCQLYPNAVAATLIEKFFLVFSQWKWPQPVLLKQPDNVNLGYPVWDPRVNISDRYHLMPIITPAYPQQNSTFNVSVSTRTIMQEAFENGLSITEEIIMGKATWDKLFEPPNFFGKYKHYIVLLARSLTAEDQLEWCGLVESKIRHLIGTLERNPHITLAHVNPEAFPPLKPEPEGHCSMWFIGLLFAKSENLNIDLTYDIKSFVDSILRQAEQLNLLKDGMWIEAKHVKRKDLHTYVSPSLLKRERKISGNVHKNGNIAGNGNTGGVSPRNQGDLTNRKRLSDQSTDAYGKKRRVTDNEQAVAHGEDGSLVVQSCGEDSNSGFSLDEYKQTLTATKDEGPTGASTVAQEGYVCT